From one Luteolibacter sp. SL250 genomic stretch:
- the holA gene encoding DNA polymerase III subunit delta: MAAKPKASPKSGNFFAIVGTDEGLVREKALHLHNELTGGVDDGFTHETIDGIADNSDSAYEICASTVQALLTIPMFGGDKVVWLRNANFFADTVTGRSQRTEAGIEALRATLEKGLPDGVKFLLTAMGVDKRRGFWKFIEKTADVQTYDRIDTSRDDWMDQVGHLVSKRSAELGLKFEPDALELFVLLAGEQSQQIGNELEKLDLFLGEERRTVTEEDVRQMVPLSRAAVVFEIGKSIQKGDALRAIELIDQQLEADESAIGIMRASVIPTIRNLYMAKLIVEKLNIPAGNYQSFAGGLNRLPEADRAWLPQKKDGSGVNVFPIFLAVQSAGNFELGGLQQVLEATLTADQALVTTGLDHRLILHRLMAQIAAARKSRR; the protein is encoded by the coding sequence GTGGCCGCCAAACCGAAAGCATCCCCGAAATCCGGCAACTTCTTCGCCATCGTCGGCACCGACGAAGGCTTGGTCCGGGAAAAGGCGCTCCACCTCCACAATGAGCTGACCGGCGGCGTGGACGACGGCTTCACCCACGAGACGATCGACGGCATCGCGGACAACTCGGACTCCGCCTATGAGATCTGCGCCTCCACCGTGCAGGCACTGCTGACCATCCCCATGTTCGGCGGGGACAAGGTGGTCTGGCTGCGCAACGCCAACTTCTTCGCGGACACCGTGACCGGCCGCTCCCAGCGGACGGAGGCCGGCATCGAGGCGCTCCGTGCCACTTTGGAAAAAGGCCTGCCGGACGGCGTGAAGTTCCTCCTCACCGCCATGGGCGTGGACAAGCGGCGCGGCTTCTGGAAGTTCATCGAAAAGACGGCGGACGTGCAGACCTACGACCGCATCGACACCTCCCGCGACGACTGGATGGATCAGGTCGGGCACCTCGTCTCGAAGCGCTCCGCGGAACTCGGCCTGAAGTTCGAGCCGGACGCGCTGGAACTCTTCGTCCTGCTCGCGGGGGAGCAGTCCCAGCAGATCGGCAACGAGCTGGAGAAGCTGGACCTTTTCCTCGGCGAAGAACGCCGCACCGTCACGGAGGAAGACGTCCGCCAGATGGTGCCACTGAGCCGGGCCGCCGTCGTTTTCGAAATCGGAAAATCGATCCAGAAAGGCGACGCCCTCCGCGCGATCGAGCTGATCGACCAGCAACTGGAGGCGGATGAATCCGCCATCGGCATCATGCGCGCCTCCGTGATCCCGACGATCCGCAACCTCTACATGGCAAAGCTCATCGTGGAGAAACTCAACATCCCGGCTGGCAACTACCAGTCGTTCGCCGGCGGGCTGAACCGGCTTCCGGAGGCGGACCGCGCGTGGCTGCCGCAGAAAAAGGACGGCTCCGGCGTGAATGTCTTCCCCATTTTCCTCGCGGTCCAGAGCGCCGGAAACTTTGAGCTGGGCGGACTCCAGCAAGTCTTGGAGGCGACGCTGACCGCTGACCAGGCCCTGGTCACCACCGGCCTCGACCACCGCCTCATCCTGCACCGCCTGATGGCCCAGATCGCCGCGGCGAGAAAGTCACGCCGGTGA
- a CDS encoding cytochrome b562, translated as MKNPIFSIVFAALALIPVGASAAEPNKVHEQMEKMDDAYKAFRKETDPAKGAELAREAQTYAIQSLSEVPQMVKNITDPAEKAKALATYKKMMAKLVASLCEVEEAFLNGKIEDVETIVDSLKDQKKEGHEKFVPEE; from the coding sequence ATGAAGAACCCCATATTCTCGATCGTTTTCGCCGCCCTCGCCCTGATCCCGGTGGGCGCATCCGCCGCCGAGCCGAACAAGGTGCATGAGCAGATGGAAAAGATGGACGACGCCTACAAGGCGTTCCGCAAGGAGACCGACCCGGCGAAGGGCGCGGAACTCGCCCGCGAGGCCCAGACCTACGCCATCCAGAGCCTTTCCGAAGTGCCGCAGATGGTAAAGAACATCACCGATCCCGCGGAGAAGGCGAAGGCGCTGGCCACCTACAAGAAGATGATGGCCAAGCTGGTCGCCTCCCTCTGCGAGGTGGAGGAAGCGTTCCTCAACGGCAAGATCGAGGACGTGGAAACCATCGTCGATTCCCTCAAGGACCAGAAGAAGGAAGGCCACGAGAAGTTCGTCCCGGAGGAGTGA